A genome region from Halichondria panicea chromosome 15, odHalPani1.1, whole genome shotgun sequence includes the following:
- the LOC135348825 gene encoding uncharacterized protein LOC135348825: MAAISLESSNEFLGTLDLPVNQPVVYTEEPNFTRWRCYKVRYRFRWITLKGAAYLILLWTFLVSIGFGSLDNLFTAFLTVFENREHLNPVNYVIFLPYVSWFVFSLLSGWIADTKCGNFTMVRAGVLIYFVASIMASILQLCVDSPIAEDLVYAPSSILLTLIHFVGFAGRAMILVTSVQLGLDQMPDASSANVASYVVWFVACLYAGNWINSLFKRVLTDCWAGEGNTPLQVMSLVSVVSLCIVLCSDFLLSNKLLILENKRPQSFQIIFKVLKFAKKHKAPLNRSALTYYEDAIPSRIDLGKSRYGGPFTTEEVENVKTVLRMLALSVSFGFIFTSYYLFQQFAYVKDFESTILASQNCTDVMIRSFSYETSLWVVGFIAIYEFLIYPFAVPIIPSILKKIGFASFLTIVVNGISLVVSGLDYNKELTDPYDSDWFWIMHSLISAPLKVILLTSAIEFVCAQSPHQMKGLMIGYMWSNYYMSNIVANVLAGVFHTVCSDPRYCSIAYSSMATLCSVTGFVLLGILSRWYKMRVRDDIATPHRWVEDAYEKYLASDNQNN, from the coding sequence ATGGCTGCCATATCTCTTGAATCCAGTAATGAATTTCTTGGCACTCTCGATCTACCAGTCAATCAACCTGTTGTTTATACTGAGGAGCCTAATTTCACCAGATGGCGATGCTATAAAGTAAGGTACAGATTTAGGTGGATTACTTTAAAAGGTGCTGCTTACCTAATTTTGCTGTGGACATTTCTTGTTAGTATTGGTTTTGGCTCTTTGGATAACCTGTTCACAGCATTTCTAACAGTGTTTGAAAATAGAGAGCATCTTAATCCGGTTAATTATGTTATCTTTCTGCCCTATGTTTCATGGTTTGTGTTTTCATTACTGTCTGGATGGATAGCTGATACTAAGTGTGGGAACTTCACTATGGTGAGAGCTGGTGTTTTGATTTACTTTGTAGCGTCAATAATGGCTTCTATACTCCAACTTTGCGTCGATTCACCCATTGCCGAAGATCTTGTGTATGCTCCATCTTCAATTTTGTTAACATTGATTCATTTTGTGGGTTTTGCTGGTCGAGCCATGATTTTGGTAACTTCAGTGCAGTTAGGTCTTGATCAAATGCCAGATGCATCTTCGGCTAATGTAGCTAGTTACGTTGTATGGTTTGTGGCTTGTCTCTATGCTGGGAACTGGATCAACTCGTTATTTAAGAGAGTTCTAACCGACTGCTGGGCAGGCGAGGGAAATACCCCTTTGCAAGTCATGTCTCTGGTGTCAGTAGTTTCGTTATGCATTGTGTTGTGCTCCGATTTTTTGCTTTCGAATAAGTTGCTTATTTTAGAAAACAAGCGTCCTCAATCTTTCCAAATAATCTTcaaagttctcaagtttgctaaaaagcacaaggctcccctcaatcgcagtgctctcacttACTACGAAGATGCTATACCCTCTAGAATTGACTTGGGTAAATCGAGATATGGAGGTCCGTTTACGACTGAGGAAGTTGAAAATGTTAAAACTGTTTTGCGAATGCTTGCTCTCAGTGTGTCCTTCGGCTTTATTTTCACTTCATACTATCTTTTTCAGCAGTTTGCGTATGTGAAAGACTTCGAATCTACTATATTGGCTTCCCAAAATTGTACAGATGTCATGATCAGGTCATTCTCCTATGAAACGTCTCTCTGGGTGGTTGGTTTTATAGCAATCTATGAGTTTCTCATTTATCCATTTGCAGTGCCCATTATACCTTCCATTTTGAAGAAAATCGGATTTGCCTCATTTCTTACGATAGTTGTAAATGGTATCTCATTAGTGGTCTCAGGTCTAGACTATAACAAAGAGCTAACTGATCCTTACGACTCGGACTGGTTTTGGATCATGCATTCTCTGATCTCAGCCCCTCTAAAAGTGATCCTGCTAACTTCTGCCATTGAGTTTGTCTGTGCACAATCTCCACACCAAATGAAAGGGCTTATGATTGGCTATATGTGGTCAAACTACTATATGTCAAACATTGTTGCTAACGTTCTAGCAGGGGTATTCCACACAGTGTGTTCTGACCCTCGGTATTGTTCGATTGCCTACAGCTCGATGGCAACTCTCTGTAGTGTCACTGGTTTCGTATTGTTGGGAATATTGAGCCGCTGGTACAAGATGAGAGTGAGAGATGATATAGCTACTCCACACAGGTGGGTGGAAGATGCCTATGAAAAGTATCTCGCTTCCGACAATCAAAACAATTAA
- the LOC135348896 gene encoding T-complex protein 1 subunit delta-like codes for MKVLVELSKAQDIEAGDGTTSVVVIAGSLLNTSQNLLEKGIHPTTISDSFQKAAVKATEVLTKMSTPVTLDDRESLLKSATTSLNSKVVSQYSSLLAPLSVDAVLKVIDPATATNVDLNNIKLVRKLGGTVEDTELVEGLVLDQKASHLAGGVTRVEKAKIGLIQFCISPPKTDMENQVIVSDYSQMDRILKEERQYILNICKKIKKAGCNVLLIQKSILRALIAGGGAPETEVALRLLEYSQTLSGMEAYCVRGFTDAMEVIPYTLAENAGLNPIGVVTELRKRHANGEKTAGINVRKGTITDILEENVVQPLLVSTSAIQLASETVRSILKIDDILNVLR; via the exons ATGAAGGTG CTGGTGGAGCTCTCCAAGGCACAAGACATTGAGGCTGGCGACGGAACTACCTCTGTGGTGGTCATTGCAGGAAGCCTGCTCAACACCAGTCAGAACTTGCTGGAGAAAG GTATCCACCCCACAACAATTTCCGACTCGTTCCAGAAGGCAGCTGTCAAAGCCACCGAGGTCCTCACTAAGATGTCGACCCCAGTTACCCTTGACGACCGTGAGTCCCTCCTCAAGAGCGCCACCACTTCACTCAACTCTAAg GTGGTGTCCCAGTACTCCAGCCTGCTGGCTCCACTCTCGGTGGATGCTGTACTTAAGGTGATCGACCCCGCCACTGCTACCAATGTCGACCTCAACAATATTAAACTTGTGAGGAAACTGGG GGGTACAGTTGAGGACACTGAGCTGGTAGAGGGACTAGTGTTGGACCAGAAGGCCTCTCACTTGGCTGGAGGGGTCACTCGTGTGGAGAAGGCTAAAATAGGACTCATTCAGTTTTGTATCTCACCACCAAAGACAGAC ATGGAGAACCAGGTGATAGTGTCAGACTATTCTCAGATGGACCGCATCCTCAAAGAAGAGAGACAGTACATTCTCAACATCTGCAAGAAGATTAAGAAGGCAGGCTGCAACGTGCTGCTCATCCAGAAGTCTATTCTCAG GGCTCTGATTGCAGGTGGGGGTGCTCCTGAGACAGAGGTGGCCCTGCGTCTATTGGAGTACTCTCAGACTCTGAGTGGGATGGAGGCCTACTGTGTCCGTGGGTTTACCGATGCAATGGAGGTGATCCCCTACACTCTGGCAGAGAATGCTGGTCTCAACCCTATTGGTGTGGTTACTGAGCTTAGGAAGAGGCATGCTAATGGGGAGAAGACGGCCGGGATCAACGTGAGGAAG GGCACCATAACTGATATTCTTGAGGAGAATGTGGTGCAGCCTCTGTTAGTGTCCACGTCAGCCATACAGCTGGCCTCAGAGACTGTCCGGAGCATCTTGAAAATTGACGACATT TTGAATGTACTTAGGTGA
- the LOC135348822 gene encoding solute carrier family 15 member 4-like, producing MADPSLSMSSSESGTSTKRVVFASRALTNDTEPGVVNSQKCLIKQSVAEDMILRRSQYLKPKCRVRKISSKAAVLVLIWTVLVNCTFGSLDNFMILFKLNYELIPTVVPGVMFVLVALLSGYIADNFIGRYRSTKIAFILLFVTSILQCILVIVRQSIMEYSPSLSIGLVTFTSSLGYGSVAILFVTLSQIGLDQITDSSVSNITSFISWFVASVYFGNWFSDFSYNTGSVCFGINFETVWSLLFVVCMSIVLISDLFLTPKWLIIEPKCPQCMKMVYHVLKYAAKHKSPTNRSALTYWEEDIPSRIDLGKTKYGGPFTVEQVEDVKTLLRILALTAPLWLSFFSFQMQSNIINILKADSSNVANTTDSQRCHSHVIKFFTYDLNLLPSLFLVVHELVIFPLFGHLTPSSIRRIGVSFLLIVITSFLCVLICVYFYFNHDVHIALVYIHALCVAIIYSILYPSLMEFVSAQSPYNMRGLLQGYLWCIVIISYPIAELITTFSFFKDGLAQHILIFSSFITVVTLVGFVLFCLLARWYKRRERDDIVNVHTLVEEVYDRYISNRSVL from the coding sequence ATGGCAGACCCAAGCTTGAGTATGAGTAGTTCTGAGTCTGGCACATCAACAAAGCGTGTGGTGTTTGCGTCCAGGGCTCTTACTAATGATACTGAGCCAGGTGTAGTGAATTCTCAAAAGTGTTTAATCAAGCAATCTGTGGCAGAGGACATGATCCTAAGGCGCAGTCAGTACCTCAAGCCTAAATGCAGAGTGCGAAAGATTTCTTCAAAGGCAGCTGTATTAGTGCTCATTTGGACTGTTCTTGTCAACTGTACATTTGGATCACTGGACAATTTTATGATACTGTTTAAGTTGAATTATGAGCTAATTCCCACTGTTGTGCCTGGGGTCATGTTTGTCCTGGTGGCTTTACTTTCTGGATACATTGCCGATAATTTTATTGGGCGATACCGATCAACGAAGATTGCATTCATACTGTTGTTTGTAACTTCCATTCTGCAGTGTATATTGGTGATAGTTAGACAGTCTATCATGGAGTACTCACCTAGTTTGAGTATTGGGTTAGTAACGTTCACTTCGTCTCTAGGATACGGTAGTGTTGCTATTTTATTTGTCACCCTATCGCAAATTGGTTTGGATCAAATTACTGACAGCTCAGTCTCCAACATCACCAGTTTCATATCATGGTTTGTCGCTTCTGTGTATTTCGGTAATTGGTTTAGTGATTTCTCTTATAACACGGGCTCAGTGTGTTTCGGAATTAACTTTGAGACAGTTTGGAGCTTGTTATTTGTAGTTTGCATGTCAATTGTTCTCATCTCAGACCTTTTCCTCACTCCAAAATGGCTTATTATTGAACCAAAATGTCCACAGTGTATGAAGATGGTCTATCATGTCTTGAAATATGCTGCAAAGCACAAATCTCCTActaatcgcagtgctctcacatactgggaggaagacataccttctAGAATAGACTTGGGGAAGACCAAGTATGGTGGACCGTTTACAgtagagcaagttgaagatgtgaaaactcTCTTACGAATATTAGCTCTCACTGCACCCTTATGGCTGAGCTTTTTCTCATTCCAAATGCAATCGAACATTATAAATATACTCAAAGCTGATTCTAGCAATGTTGCGAATACAACAGACAGCCAACGATGCCACTCACATGTGATTAAGTTTTTCACCTATGACCTGAATTTGCTTCCTTCCCTGTTCCTTGTTGTGCATGAGCTCGTTATTTTCCCACTATTTGGACATTTGACTCCAAGCTCAATCCGACGTATTGGTGTGTCTTTCCTGTTAATTGTGATCACCTCCTTCTTATGCGTATTGATCTGTGTGTACTTCTATTTCAACCATGATGTTCACATTGCACTAGTCTACATCCATGCTTTGTGTGTAGCTATCATTTATTCGATACTATATCCTTCTTTAATGGAGTTTGTCTCTGCTCAGTCACCTTACAATATGCGCGGTCTTTTGCAGGGCTACTTGTGGTGTATTGTCATCATTTCTTATCCAATAGCCGAACTTATAACCACCTTCTCGTTTTTTAAAGACGGTTTAGCGCAACACATATTGATTTTCTCATCCTTTATTACGGTGGTGACTTTGGTTGGGTTTGTACTGTTTTGTCTACttgctcgctggtacaagaggagagaaaGAGATGACATAGTCAACGTTCATACTTTGGTTGAAGAAGTCTATGACAGATATATCTCAAATAGATCTGTACTCTAG
- the LOC135348870 gene encoding solute carrier family 15 member 4-like → MSENLASISEKVEPPVCIQQLKPNYRKCLKPRWRKFSSKSALLVLVWNFFLSVMIDAMTYKYVGVSEVEGSVIVSVVPYILWPFSAVFFGWLADTYLGQYRVAKMGMVLMFVTALLQSFLFVVENAVDIDASLAIALTTIVKFIGHGSSAIIPVTLPQVGLDQMPESSSTNITSFIAWFVASVFGGFWLAEVSFNVGVQCIGSEYALVFSLFPVICMSIVLISDVFITPKWLIIEPKSPQSLKIIYRILKFAKQHKAPINRSALTYWEEDIPSRMDVSKSRYGGPFTTEQVEDVKTLFRILALTSPMWIILVAFHMFLSVFDLFDYELHFDGASNCTTTVLTYFTYQWDLWCIVLVVVYELFMYPLICHIFLSSIRRIGLIAFAIFIVNFVCVHLSIYYYVTNHPVHIVLAYAHSIVVAALLI, encoded by the coding sequence ATGTCTGAAAATTTGGCTAGCATATCTGAAAAAGTTGAACCACCTGTATGTATTCAGCAGCTTAAGCCCAACTACAGGAAATGCCTCAAGCCCAGATGGAGAAAATTTTCTTCCAAGTCAGCCCTGTTAGTTCTCGTCTGGAACTTCTTTCTCTCTGTAATGATCGATGCTATGACCTATAAGTACGTTGGTGTGTCTGAAGTGGAGGGCAGTGTGATTGTTAGTGTTGTCCCTTATATCCTGTGGCCGTTCAGTGCCGTCTTTTTTGGTTGGCTGGCGGACACATATTTAGGGCAGTACCGTGTTGCTAAGATGGGGATGGTTTTAATGTTTGTGACAGCTTTGCTTCAATCTTTTCTGTTTGTTGTTGAAAATGCCGTTGACATCGATGCTAGCCTGGCAATTGCACTAACTACTATAGTCAAGTTTATTGGGCATGGCAGTAGTGCCATAATTCCAGTGACGTTGCCTCAAGTTGGtctggatcagatgcctgagTCTTCATCAACTAACATTACCAGTTTCATCGCCTGGTTTGTCGCTTCTGTGTTCGGTGGGTTTTGGTTAGCCGAAGTTTCTTTTAATGTTGGTGTTCAGTGTATTGGGTCGGAGTATGCTCTTGTTTTTAGCTTGTTTCCAGTGATTTGCATGTCTATTGTTCTCATTTCTGATGTTTTTATAACTCCAAAATGGCTGataattgaaccaaagtcaCCGCAGTCTCTGAAAATTATTTATCGAATTCTCAAGTTTGCTAAGCAACACAAGGCTCCtatcaatcgcagtgctctcacatactgggaggaagacattccttcaagaatggacgtGAGCAAGTCCAGGTATGGTGGACcgttcactacagagcaagttgaagatgtgaaaactcTCTTTCGAATTTTAGCTCTTACCTCACCCATGTGGATAATCCTCGTTGCTTTTCATATGTTTCTGAGCGTTTTTGATCTGTTTGATTATGAGCTGCATTTCGATGGAGCCTCTAACTGTACCACAACTGTACTGACCTACTTCACTTATCAATGGGACCTGTGGTGTATTGTTCTAGTAGTAGTTTATGAGCTATTCATGTACCCTCTGATCTGTCACATATTTCTAAGCTCCATACGACGAATTGGCCTTATAGCATTTGCAATCTTCATCGTGaactttgtgtgtgtacatctgAGTATTTACTACTATGTGACGAACCACCCTGTCCACATAGTGTTGGCATATGCTCACTCTATTGTCGTGGCCGCTCTTCTTATCTGA
- the LOC135348819 gene encoding solute carrier family 15 member 4-like, with the protein MVDLKLSMSTSEYYVKDSPTKRASRDLTNNTEPGTLNSLREENCLIKQPVAEDMILRRSQYLKPKCRVRKISSKAAVLVLIWTVLAISVIGYLGNLTILFHLNDDLISAIVPAVVFVVMALLSGYIADNFIGRYKSAKIAFILLFATSILQCILVTAKQSIVEYPLGLRIGLVTFTSSLGFGSFAILLVTLPQIGLDQMTDNSVSNITSFIAWFVASWFFGVWFSEFSSTTGLFCFGDDFQTVWSLLSVVSMSIVLISDFFLTPKWLIIEPKSPQSIKTIYRVLKYAAKHKSPTNRSALTYWEEGIPSRIDLGKTKYGGPFTVEQVEDVKTLLRILALTAPLWLTFFSFQMQLKIVYNIVLKADPFGNVTDSQRCHSHVIMFFTYESNLLTVLFLVVYELVVFPLIGHLTPSSIRRIGMSVLLIVIASFFCILICVYFYFYHDIHIALAYIYALSVATIFSILYPSLMEFVSAQSPYNMRSLLQGYLWCIVMFSSGITELIITFSISKYGLAHHKLIFSSVATVVTLVGFVLFCLLARWYKRRERDDIVSVHTLVEEVYDRYISNRSVL; encoded by the coding sequence ATGGTGGACCTGAAGCTGAGTATGAGTACTTCTGAGTATTATGTGAAGGACTCACCAACAAAGCGTGCGTCCAGAGATCTAACCAATAATACTGAGCCAGGCACATTGAATTCTCTTAGAGAAGAAAACTGTTTAATCAAGCAACCCGTGGCAGAGGACATGATCCTAAGGCGCAGTCAGTACCTCAAGCCTAAATGCAGAGTACGAAAGATTTCTTCAAAGGCAGCTGTATTAGTGCTCATTTGGACTGTTCTAGCCATATCTGTAATCGGATATTTGGGCAATCTAACAATATTGTTTCATTTGAACGATGACCTGATTTCTGCTATTGTGCCTGCGGTCGTATTTGTCGTTATGGCTTTACTTTCAGGCTACATTGCTGATAACTTTATCGGGCGATACAAATCGGCAAAGATTGCATTCATACTATTGTTTGCAACTTCCATTCTGCAGTGTATATTGGTGACAGCCAAACAGTCGATCGTGGAGTACCCACTGGGTTTGAGAATTGGATTAGTAACGTTCACTTCATCTCTGGGATTTGGTAGTTTTGCTATTCTATTGGTCACTCTACCGCAAATTGGTCTGGATCAAATGACTGACAACTCGGTCTCCAACATCACCAGTTTCATAGCGTGGTTTGTCGCTTCTTGGTTTTTTGGTGTTTGGTTTAGTGAGTTCTCTTCTACCACGGGCTTGTTTTGTTTCGGAGATGATTTTCAGACAGTTTGGAGCTTGTTATCTGTAGTTAGCATGTCGATTGTTCTCATCTCTGACTTTTTCCTCACTCCAAAATGGCTTATTATTGAACCAAAATCTCCACAATCTATTAAGACGATCTACCGTGTCTTGAAGTATGCTGCAAAACACAAATCTCCTActaatcgcagtgctctcacatattGGGAAGAAGGCATACCTTCTAGAATAGACCTGGGGAAGACAAAGTATGGTGGACCATTTACAgtagagcaagttgaagatgtgaaaactcTCTTAAGAATATTGGCTCTCACTGCACCCTTATGGCTGACCTTTTTTTCATTCCAAATGCAATTGAaaattgtatataatattgTACTCAAAGCTGATCCATTTGGAAATGTTACCGACAGCCAACGATGCCACTCACATGTGATCATGTTTTTCACCTATGAGTCGAATTTGCTTACTGTTCTGTTCCTTGTTGTGTATGAGCTCGTTGTTTTTCCACTAATTGGACATTTGACTCCAAGCTCAATCCGACGTATTGGTATGTCTGTCCTGCTTATTGTGATCGCTTCCTTTTTCTGCATATTGATCTGTGTGTACTTCTATTTCTACCATGATATTCACATTGCACTAGCCTACATCTATGCTTTGAGTGTAGCTACCATTTTTTCTATACTATATCCTTCTTTAATGGAGTTTGTTTCTGCTCAGTCACCTTACAACATGCGCAGTCTTTTGCAGGGCTACTTGTGGTGTATTGTCATGTTTTCTAGTGGAATAACCGAACTGATAATTACCTTCTCGATTTCTAAGTATGGTTTAGCGCATCACAAGTTGATCTTCTCATCCGTTGCTACTGTGGTTACTTTGGTTGGGTTTGTACTGTTTTGTCTACttgctcgctggtacaagaggagagaaaGAGATGACATAGTCAGCGTTCATACTTTGGTTGAGGAAGTCTACGACAGATATATCTCAAATAGATCTGTACTCTAG